GAATTGAGAAATTGGTAatgttattttacatatatatgaagaaTCCAAGGAAAGCCTCTTCAGAAGTGTACCTCTTAAGATTATATTTATTACTAGAAGCAAAAAGAGACATTTTGTAGTATTTGCAGTGAAATTATACTAGGATAAGCAGAACCAAAACAAAGTTGCAAAATCTATTGGGTAAGAAGATTTCCTTTtggaaatttgtaattttttatgaATAGGTTAAAAGTATTTGATACAGTTACTCTTCTTCAAATAAGcaactaaataaaaatgcaaatctcAGACTTAATTATTTAACACAATAGCATAGCAATGGAAAACCTACAGGCAAATTTCTCCTTAGTTCAGGGCTCAAATAAAAAACTGAATGGGATGGGAGATGATGGCAGCCCGCCAGTGAAAAAAATGATGACAGACATTCATGCAAATGGAAAAATGATAAACAAGATGCCAACGGTAAAGAAGGAACACTTGGATGACTATGGAGAAGCACCTATGGAAACTGATGGAGAGCCTGTCAAGCGGACCTGTACTTCTGTGCCTGAACCTTTAAATTTAAATCCCAGTTTGAAACATACATTGGCACAATTCCATTTAAGTAGTCAGAGCTCTTTGGGTGGACCAGCAGCATTTTCTGCTCGGTATTCCCAAGAAAGCATGTCACCTACTGTATTTTTGCCTCTTCCATCTCCTCAGGTTCTTCCTGGCCCACTGCTCATCCCTTCCGATAGCTCCACAGAGCTCACCCAGACTGTTTTGGAAGGGgaatctatttcttgttttcaagTTGGAGGAGAAAAGAGACTCTGTTTGCCCCAAGTCTTAAATTCTGTTCTCCGAGAATTTTCACTTCAGCAAATAAATACAGTATGTGatgagttatatatatattgttcaaGGTGTACTTCAGACCAGCTTCATATCTTAAAGGTCCTGGGAATACTTCCTTTTAATGCTCCATCCTGTGGGCTGATCACATTAACTGATGCACAAAGACTGTGTAATGCTTTATTGCGGCCACGAACTTTTCCTCAAAATGGTAGTGTACTTCCTGCTAAAAACTCATGGGCTCAGTTAAAGGAAACTGGCAGTGCCTTTGAAGTGGAACATGAATGCTTGGGCAAATGTCAGGGTCtctttgcacctcagttttaTGTTCAGCCCGATGCTCCATGTATTCAGTGTCTGGAGTGCTGTGGAATGTTTGCACCCCAGACATTTGTGATGCATTCTCACAGATCACCTGACAAAAGAACTTGCCACTGGGGCTTTGAATCAGCCAAATGGCATTGTTATCTTCATGTGAACCAAAAATACTTGGGGACACctgaagaaaagaaactgaagataattttagaagaaatgaagGAGAAGTTTAGTgtgagaaatggaaaaagaactcAATCCAAGGCAAGTAGCAATTTTGAACAAGGGTAATAGTTTACtttgaaatcaaaattttatatttagagtaTAATTTACACATTGTTAAGAAAGATACTGCTTATGCAACAACATGACACAAATCAATGTCATATTACatctgtattataatttttagGCTATAAAGTATTTTCCTATTTAACCTTCCAAACAACCTTGTGGATTGTAGgattattcccatttcacagaaaaaATGAGGTTGAGATGAGTGGCAGAGTTTGAGATGAGTGGCAGTTCCCCAAATTGTATAGTCAGGGAGTGGAAGAGTTGGGCTTTGTTTTGGTCCTATTGTCATTTTCACACATCCTGCTTCTTGATGACTAAATCTATTGTTTTCTTAGGACTCAAGATAATTTTCACTTTGGTATTATGGTGTTATCTCCATTTGCAAATGATATAATGACTAGCCAAAACATTTCTTATGTGGGCTCAAAATAGCATTTTTCAAAGACATGGCTATGTTTATGTTTAAAACTGATGTTTATATGGTTGAATATTCAGGCTTGATCAATGTtggaaacaaatagaaaaaacatTTATCTGAAGTATTTGTGATTCTAGTAACCAaggtatttatttttggtacagggaattgaatcCTGGggagatttaccactgagctacctccccagtcctttttattttttatattgagatagaATTTCACTGAGTTCCTGGGGTTCTTCCTGTTTCTGAGGCTAGGCTTGAACTtgggatgctcctgcctcagccttctgagttgctgggacagacatgcactactgtgcctagcccaagatatttttttttaagtaaggaataatttttaaaatgtatgacaCAACTAGAATGAAGAagtttattttacattaataaaGTATTAATATAACAAGCTATTAGCAAAAAGATCTGAAACTTACTATTCTTTTCACTGCATTATTTGATAGGCTAAGTTAATATCTTCATTCTAATTAAGAATTTGAATGCCTGGTAATAGATGATTTGAATTATTAAGTACTATTTGATCTTGTTATTGTATGTATCTTCCTACTTGATTTTAAATTGATATATAGTAACAATACCAAACACTTCATGGTTTAAAATGTAGTATGCATTGCTCCTGGGCActtttatatatatgatttatttaattcttataacaAAAGGCTGGCATGTTttgtttaaaactttaaattttttcactattaatttttattgcttgTCCTTATCTCTGTCTTGTTTTATAGAAGAAATGAATGAGCATATTAAATGGCTGACGACCCAAAGTTGTTCATAGCAAAGTTAGGGCtgaattagaatttaaaattagatGTCTTGTGCTTTATCATCGTACTCTTTAAGATTTTCAGGGAAATTTACTTAGCATAGTTTTAAGACAATGTTTTGCTTCTGAAACTCAATGAAGATGGTAGACTTTTAGACTCTAGAGTAGTTTGTTGCTTCCCAAAAGGTTAGTACTTTAAATCCCTTGCCAGTGGCTACTAGATTGAGGTATAGTTATTAACTAGTTTTAAAGCTCTACTGACTTCAAGCCAGTACTCAAAAGTTTGAAACTTGCTTACAGCTGTATTTCTGCAATACTGAAGTTTGTGCTCAGAGGTCATCTGTTTTCATAATGTGAAATGACCCTTTTTGATACATATGTTATCATTGCCCCAAAACTATAAGTAGAGACTCTATGCTTATATTTCTGTAGGTGGACATATTATTTGTCAGATATTCTTTTTTGAATCTTTGTTATTCTTGACATAAGTATTTTTTGGATAAACCACCTTGCCTCTATTCCTAGTCTGTGTTTGTGTAAAAAAACAGAACCATGGTAAAGGATTGAGTGGGGGAAAAAGATAGTGGGCAAATTAACTGAAACTGAATGTGGTGAGATTTGGTTAAAATTGAATCCATCCTTTATCTGGGAAGTAGTCCATTATTGTcccaaaatttattaatttgaatacACTTTTGATTTTGGGAGAGAGAGTGAggttttttttctcccatctctTTGCCGtgttatattttgcattttttgcaacattttctttctttcttttcttttcctttcttctcttttcttttttttttgtgcactGGGgcaaacccaggggcattctatcaccgagctacacccctat
This window of the Ictidomys tridecemlineatus isolate mIctTri1 chromosome 3, mIctTri1.hap1, whole genome shotgun sequence genome carries:
- the Skil gene encoding ski-like protein isoform X1, with amino-acid sequence MENLQANFSLVQGSNKKLNGMGDDGSPPVKKMMTDIHANGKMINKMPTVKKEHLDDYGEAPMETDGEPVKRTCTSVPEPLNLNPSLKHTLAQFHLSSQSSLGGPAAFSARYSQESMSPTVFLPLPSPQVLPGPLLIPSDSSTELTQTVLEGESISCFQVGGEKRLCLPQVLNSVLREFSLQQINTVCDELYIYCSRCTSDQLHILKVLGILPFNAPSCGLITLTDAQRLCNALLRPRTFPQNGSVLPAKNSWAQLKETGSAFEVEHECLGKCQGLFAPQFYVQPDAPCIQCLECCGMFAPQTFVMHSHRSPDKRTCHWGFESAKWHCYLHVNQKYLGTPEEKKLKIILEEMKEKFSVRNGKRTQSKANTTPGMELQSWYPVIKQEGDHVSQTHSFLHPSYYLYMCDKVVAPNVSLTSAVSQSKEVTKTEASKSFSRQPEKPHINNKHQKTVSYPDVSLEEQEKMDLKTNRELYSRLDPLVSHNSTSKKKSESATCARDTTKHDETSSSFLVKDVICEDDKGKIMEEVMRTYVKQQEKLNSILQKKQQLQMEVEMLSSSKAMKELTEEQQNLQKELESLQNEHAQRMEEFYVEQKDLEKKLEQVMKQKCTCDSNLEKDKEAEYAAQLAELRQRLDHAEADRQELQDELRQEREARQKLEMMIKELKLQILKSSKTAKE
- the Skil gene encoding ski-like protein isoform X2, with the translated sequence MENLQANFSLVQGSNKKLNGMGDDGSPPVKKMMTDIHANGKMINKMPTVKKEHLDDYGEAPMETDGEPVKRTCTSVPEPLNLNPSLKHTLAQFHLSSQSSLGGPAAFSARYSQESMSPTVFLPLPSPQVLPGPLLIPSDSSTELTQTVLEGESISCFQVGGEKRLCLPQVLNSVLREFSLQQINTVCDELYIYCSRCTSDQLHILKVLGILPFNAPSCGLITLTDAQRLCNALLRPRTFPQNGSVLPAKNSWAQLKETGSAFEVEHECLGKCQGLFAPQFYVQPDAPCIQCLECCGMFAPQTFVMHSHRSPDKRTCHWGFESAKWHCYLHVNQKYLGTPEEKKLKIILEEMKEKFSVRNGKRTQSKANTTPGMELQSWYPVIKQEGDHVSQTHSFLHPSYYLYMCDKVVAPNVSLTSAVSQSKEVTKTEASKSFSRQPEKPHINNKHQKTVSYPDVSLEEQEKMDLKTNRELYSRLDPLVSHNSTSKKKSESATCARDTTKHDETSSSFLVKDVICEDDKGKIMEEVMRTYVKQQEKLNSILQKKQQLQMEVEMLSSSKAMKELTEEQQNLQKELESLQNEHAQRMEEFYVEQKDLEKKLEQLAELRQRLDHAEADRQELQDELRQEREARQKLEMMIKELKLQILKSSKTAKE